A window of Papaver somniferum cultivar HN1 unplaced genomic scaffold, ASM357369v1 unplaced-scaffold_13983, whole genome shotgun sequence genomic DNA:
ATTTTCATTGTTATCTTCTTCTTTAGATTATCTTCATAGAGTCTACATGGCCCCAAAAGTTCTTTACTGATTAAGCCCAACGAACCCAGTGCCTGATTGTTTGGCTCGAAGCATCATTTTTAACAAAAGTGATGGTGGGGTGGAGGAGGGAGTATCATTTTTACAATGAGGTTTAACTGCTTGGAGTAACCTATGCGTATACTGTAATAACTTTATTATAATGAATTGATTTTGTGTTTCTAACAAAAAAATTGGTCGCAGTACTACCGGTGATGTTATCATCAAAGCTGTTGCCTGAGATGGAAGTAGAGGACAATTCTAAGAGAGAACAGTTGTTGATTGGAATGCAAAATCTCCctatactcaaacaaattgaAAAGATAAAGGTGGAATGGAGTTTTATTTTGTGAAATTCTTTTGTCTGTGTCCTTTTGGGGTTTCTTGCATCATGAAATAAGCTATCGTCAATAGTGCAGGCCAGAATTGAGATGATTGGAGCTGCATGCGAAAGTGCTGAAAAGGTCATAGCTGATACCCGGAAGGCGTATGGTTTGGGAGCTCGTCAGGTACAATCAGTTGTTCCAACTATTGATAAAGTTCAAGCTGCCAAAATCCAAGAGCAGGAGAATTTACTCCGAGCGGCCATAAATTCTGGTGAAACCCTTTCACAACTCCTTATTTTCTAATTTTGTTCAAAGATGTGTTCTGTATGCGTTGTTGCTTGTTATCTCCATGACCcgacagaagaaaaagaaagtttaCTTTAGTGTTATACAATTGTAGTATAGAACAGCAAATGTCCTTAAGTTTGTGtattttagatttgttttgttcaaTTTGGCATACTTTCGGGGTTGGTTCCTGTAAGTTCCAAGACACCAACCTGAAAATGTTTTCTTATCTGAAAGGCAAGACTAAGTGACTAAGTCTTCATATACGGATATTCCTGCACCAAGTGTAAAGGAGCAAGAAAAAGACTAACCTCACATATTGATTTGTTATCtaaatcaatattttctcaatCGGGATGATATGAGACACGTACACTGTTTTTTAAGGCGTTGATCAACTAAAATTTCATTGTGGAGGTATGGccatgttttttcctttttttgtaaGTTCGCCAACTGCCATACTTTTCAGGATCGCGAATGCAAGTAGATCAAAGGCAACTTCCAGCTTCCCTTCCAGTGCATCTCGTAGATGTGCTTACTGTTGGAGACGGTCCACAGAATTTTCCTGATGCTTCTGGTAAACGCTCTGTTGCTCCTTATTGTTAATCTGAAGTGTCAGAATTTGCCTGATTTATAGTTAAATTCATACAGTCGATGACTTTGTGGTGACGCTCAAATTCTTAACTTTTCAGGCATGTATTCGAAGAACACACCAACATCTAATAATGTTAACAGCCAAGGAGCACTTCTACAGGTTAAATAACTTCTATGTGACATTTCTAGTGCTTCTATGTTGTCTGTTTCAGCTATGCATTTGCtgatttattttatattaattaAGCTAAAGACAGCATTTTCATACTTAGTTTCTACACATGCTATTACtaattttatatcaaacttaCGTTGGGATACTTTTTTTCTTTAAGCCGTTAATGAATGGTACAAATGGACGAGATCAATCTTTCTTGACTTTTAACATAGTTATTTCCGCCGTTAATGAAAAGTACACATGAAGCACATCAATCTTTTTTCGACTCTTGAACAGTTATTTTCAAGTGTTATCTGCTTCTTAAAATTTATTATAATAAGTAGAGTTGTTTTAATATACATACTCAACTGTTTTTAATCAAGCATACTTTTGCAGTCTACGGCAGCACAAATTATAGGGAGATCAATTCCATCACCTGGTATTACTGGAGCTGCTTCATTTGATAATACAACCACTTCGCCTCTGCCATATGCGAACTCACCTAGGTCTGGCACAAACATAATGAACGCACCTTCTCCTCAgcaacaaacacaacaacaacagctgcatcaacaacaacttcagcagcagcaacaacaacaacaacttcagcagcagcaacaacttcaAAGGCAGAAAATGATGCAGCAGTTACCTCCCCACCAGCAGCAACTTTTTGCCCAACAGGCGCTTAGGCAGAATGTGGGGCAAGGAGGAGTTGGACAGGTACGCATTTTATGACTAATGACTCAAGTAAAGCCAAACGAGAGTTGTAATAGTACgaggaagaaaaatgaaattaaCCCATCTCATCAAAACCATCACACCTGTCTAACATTGCAAATCTAGGTTAAAGTAAAGCTTGCCTAATTGTATcacacttttttctttttttctttttttttttatcggtatgGTATCATACTTTCCAATGGGTTCAGTTTTCCCTGTTACATTTTCAGCTCTTTTTTTTATCATTATTTAGACCTAAACATGAGATCAACTTAACCATATGCAGATAACAGATCTAACCCGGCATTAACATGTTCTTCGGCTCAAAAAATCAGTATCATGCATAGTACAGACACCatgcatatcaaaacaaattatacCCTTATATAGAATTCATTGGTAGTCATTTTTACGTATTCATTCTCTGAATACGTGGGAATACCATGTACTCAGTTCTTACTTCAACTAAATTGAACAGTATCACAAACAGCACACACAGCTTCATGAAGCACGCACaccatgaagaagaaaaagaagctaACTTATTTGGTCTTTTGACTTGGGcttctacttctatttcttcATGCTTGAATGATGTATAAACTGATTTCGTTATTGCAAGAGGCTAGACGAGAGTCTTTgtcatgcttgccacatgtcaCTCTAACCTTTCCATCATAAGTTGAGAGACGCACCACATGGCGGCATGGTACAGCGCACTAGTTAGCTTTAACTTAATCAATCATTAAACTTAAGCTAGTCATAGTGCATGATTAAATTTAAGCCATAAACACCTTAATACAGATTACTTGTCCGACTTAACTTAATCTAATCGAGGATTAGCTTAGACTAATTTAGATTTATTGCACAAACCATAAAATTCCGAACTCAGATTTTGACTAGTCTTTTTGATTCAAACAGTCCAGA
This region includes:
- the LOC113335353 gene encoding mediator of RNA polymerase II transcription subunit 8-like, whose product is MLSSKLLPEMEVEDNSKREQLLIGMQNLPILKQIEKIKARIEMIGAACESAEKVIADTRKAYGLGARQVQSVVPTIDKVQAAKIQEQENLLRAAINSGSRMQVDQRQLPASLPVHLVDVLTVGDGPQNFPDASGMYSKNTPTSNNVNSQGALLQSTAAQIIGRSIPSPGITGAASFDNTTTSPLPYANSPRSGTNIMNAPSPQQQTQQQQLHQQQLQQQQQQQQLQQQQQLQRQKMMQQLPPHQQQLFAQQALRQNVGQGGVGQNQLSQQMHDLSGTSQKFQTMQYSQPLGNQQFQGRQLQSGQMQHAIGQNQLNQGNLRNHLSQLAGTANNALFSAAQSSPNSQMIPNMSSTIAPQSLLPRTQFGLSGAHQQRNPSSLLNDQMFNMGAVNPGNMMTMQQKQQQQQQQQQQQQQQQQQQQQQQQQQQQQQQQQQLGAQGGFGNLSGNTQNLQSGLLQQNPNFQQQNQQ